The window GTGGGAGGTGCTGCGGGGTGTCCACGCCGCGTTCCGGGCCGACGAGCAGGTCAGGCACCCCTGAGTGGGGCCGATCTACGAGCGCCCGCCTGTTGGGCCAAGCAGCTCACACTTGCCACTCACGCGACCCCGCTTCCGGCATCAACACAGGTCAGCGCACACGACCCCGAGGTTTCAGGCGAGTTGCGGGAAGCTCTGGAGCCGGAATCGGAGGGCCGTCGTAGCCCTTCACCTCGCCGTAGCGGGTGCCGTTGATCCAGTCTTCGCGGGCCTGTGCGATGTCCTCTTGGGACCGTCCGATCCAGTTCCAGAACCATTAAACCTCTGGGAATTTCCGCAGGTCAGGGCGTTATGGGTTCCTGGAAGTCAGCAAAAGTCAGCATCAGCGCCTCACCCAGCGGCACCTTTCCTCCGAAACATGTCCAAGTATTTACAGGACCATCGCCGGCAGGACGGCCCACAGGCCTACCACCGGCGCCAGCCCAGCCACGACCGCGTAGGCCATGCCCTGGGGCACGAGGTACGCGGCGACGGTGATACCCGCGAGCAGGTCGCCGCGACACCAGCTGCGCTGGTAGCCGGCCAGAGCGGGTGGCTCGAAGGCAGATTTCAGACGCTCGGGCATGGCACTCCTTCTCGCCGCTGCCCACAGCATCCCGCGAGCGCCCCTACCTCACGGGCACCGACAGTCCAGGTCCCGCCCGTCGGCCTCTACTTCACACGTAAGCCGCCGACCAGGGGTCCGGGGGCGACTACTCGGCCGCGTCGAGCAGGAAGCCCGTGACAAGATCCGGCCTGATGCGCAGGGCCCTGGTCATCGTCTGACGTACCCACGGCACTAGCAGCGCCGCGTACGGGTCGGCCCCGTCCTCCTCGGCTACCAGAGAGACGTAGCCGGTGACGACGACGCTCCAGCCGAGGCAGGTCTCGGGGTCCACGACATCTGCCTCGTAGGCGACAACGACCCCGGGGGCGTCGGGCGTCGCCACGAGCGATGCGAGCGCTCCGCCGTCCTGGAGCCGGACGACGATGTCCTCCCCGTCCACGAGATGATTGACCAGCCTCACGGCCGGGAGAGCATGCTCGGTGAAGACGATGCGTCCCAGCGATACCGTGCCGAGCAGGCTCAGTGCTTCGCTTCGATCCAACGGCTTCATGCTCCGAGTTGGCGCCCCATCCGGGCTGCTGAGATCTGGTCGCCGCGTCGCTTCGTGGTTCATCGTTCGCGCCCCTTGCTCGGCTCCCTCTTCCCGATTGATCGCGAGACCGGGAGGCTTCCTGACGCGCCTTGCCTCCCTCTCGTAGGGCCGGGTTCAGCCCTCTCCCGGTCCGGGCCGGCTTCGACCAGGCCCGTGCTCACGCAGCACGGTCAGACTCCGTTCGAACTCTGCCTCGTCGATCTCCCCTCGGGCGAACCGTTCGGCGAGCACCTGCTTGGCGGAAGGCGTAGTGCGGGGCTCTACCGGGCCTGAGGGGAAACGGTCGACGCTGCGGAGGAGCAGAACGACTGCCATGACGGCCAGAGCCACGAGGAGGACCATGCTGAACGACATGGCGACCCAGCCCCATCCGCCCATTCCGTGTTCGTACCAGAACATGGTTCACGCTCCTGGGGCAACGGCTTGGGACTCGGCCACAGGGCAGGTCCGCGTGTTCCTACTGTCCACCGGCCTGCGGCGTCAGGGCATGGGCCCGTCGGGGTCACGACCAGGGCCGATCGGCCCATCCCCGCAGCCCTGCCGTGTCCCAGACTGAAGGCGGACTCGAACGGAGGCCGCGATGAGCACACCTTCCCCCACCCGGATCGCCAACGCCCTGTCGGCGGAGTACCGCGCCCGTCTGACGGACATCGCGCGTGAGGTCGATTTTCCCGTAGGTACCCGCCTCTTCAATGAGGGAGGCCACGCCGACCGGTTCTGGATCGTGCGATCCGGCACGGTCGGCCTCGACGTTCACGTGCCCGGCAGACAGGCAGCGGTGATCGAGGCGCTTGGTTCCGGCGAGCTGGTCGGCTGGTCCTGGCTGTTCCCTCCCTACACCTGGCACTTCGGTGCGGAGGCGACGAGCCCTGTACGCGCCCACGAGTTCGATGCGGCCGCCGTGCGCTCGATGATGGAGGCCGACCCCCGATTCGGCTCCGCCATGGACCACTGGGTGGGCCAGGTGCTCGCCCACCGGCTCGTGGCCGCCAGGGTCCGGCTCCTCGACCTCTACGCGCCTCATGGCAGCGGCAACTCGCTGTGAACCGGATCCTCCCCATCGAGATCATGTGAGGGAGCCGGCCATGCCCGCATCCCAGTACACCGTCAGCGATGTCATGACCCAGACCGCCGTGGCCATCGGCCGCGAGGCCTCGTACAAGGAGATCGTCGAGCTGATGCATCAGTGGAAGGTCAGCGCACTGCCGGTACTCGAAGGAGAGGGCCGGGTCGTGGGCGTCGTCTCCGAGGCCGATCTTCTGCCCAAGGAGGAGTTCCGGCGGAACGACCCGAGACTGCCCGAGCAGATGGAGGAGGCGTCCAAGGCCGGAGCAGTGCTCGCCGAGGAGCTCATGTCCAGCCCTGCCGTCACCGTGCACCCGGACGCCACGATCACCGAAGCCGCCCGCATCATGGCCAGGAAGGGCGTGAAACGGCTGCCGGTGGTCAATGCCATCGGCCTGCTGGAGGGCGTCGTCAGCCGCAGTGACCTGCTCAAGGTGTTCCTGCGGCCCGACGAGGAAATCGAAGACGAGGTCCGCAATGCCGTCCTCGCGGAACTGGCTCCCCCGGTAGGCATCGACTGCACGGTCGAGGAGGGCGTCGTCACCCTGCGGGGCGACCTACGGGACCGCGCCCTGGCACCTCTGATCGCCCGCGCCGCCCGCGCCGTCGAAGGGGTCGTGGACGTGCGGATGGAGCTCGCAGGTCCGGTCGGTACGGCCGTATGACCCGCTCCCCGGTACTTTCCGACCCTTCCTGCGACAATGCGACTGAGACGTACACCGACCTCAGGGGCGTGGATGTCCGATACACCGGCTGCTTCTGCGGAGGCGCCCATCAGGGTGTTCCTCCTGGACGACCACGAGGTCGTCCGCCGGGGGCTGCACGACCTCCTCGACGCCGAACCCGACATCGAAGTGGTGGGCGAGGCCGCCACCGCCGAGCAGGCTCTAGCCCGGGGTCCGGCCCTGCGGCCGCACGTGGCGGTCCTGGACGTACGGCTGCCGGACGGCGACGGCATCACCGTCTGCCGCGAGCTGCGCTCGCGCATGCCGGAGCTCGCCTGCCTCATGCTCACGTCCTTCGACGACGAGGACGCCCTCCTCGACGCGATCATGGCCGGCGCCGCCGGCTACGTGCTCAAACAGATCAAGGGATCCGACCTGGTCGCCGCCGTGCGGACGGTCGCAACGGGGCAGTCGATGCTCGACCCCGCAACCACCGCCCGGCTCATGCACTCACTGCGGGACCCGGAAGCCGCCAAGCCGCCGGAGGACGAGCGCCTCACCGCGCTCACTGAGCGCGAGCGGGCCGTCCTAGAACTCATCGGCAGCGGCCTGACCAACCGGCAGATCGCCAAGCAGCTCTATCTGTCCGAGAAGACCGTCAAGAACCACATCTCCCGGCTGCTCGGCAAACTGGGCGTCGAACGCCGGGTCCAAGCCGCGGTCATCGCCGCCCAAGTACACGAGCACGAAGCGGGCAAGCCCTGACAACCGCTACGGGGTCAGGCGTCGGCCCTGGGCAAGGGAACCGTCCATTCGAGGCGGGTGCCGTGTCCCGCCGCGCCTCGTGTCGAGACGGTCAGTCGGCCGCCCAGCTTCTCTGCCCGCTCG of the Streptomyces sp. NBC_01294 genome contains:
- a CDS encoding pyridoxamine 5'-phosphate oxidase family protein, translated to MKPLDRSEALSLLGTVSLGRIVFTEHALPAVRLVNHLVDGEDIVVRLQDGGALASLVATPDAPGVVVAYEADVVDPETCLGWSVVVTGYVSLVAEEDGADPYAALLVPWVRQTMTRALRIRPDLVTGFLLDAAE
- a CDS encoding SHOCT domain-containing protein; translated protein: MFWYEHGMGGWGWVAMSFSMVLLVALAVMAVVLLLRSVDRFPSGPVEPRTTPSAKQVLAERFARGEIDEAEFERSLTVLREHGPGRSRPGPGEG
- a CDS encoding Crp/Fnr family transcriptional regulator encodes the protein MSTPSPTRIANALSAEYRARLTDIAREVDFPVGTRLFNEGGHADRFWIVRSGTVGLDVHVPGRQAAVIEALGSGELVGWSWLFPPYTWHFGAEATSPVRAHEFDAAAVRSMMEADPRFGSAMDHWVGQVLAHRLVAARVRLLDLYAPHGSGNSL
- a CDS encoding CBS domain-containing protein, producing the protein MPASQYTVSDVMTQTAVAIGREASYKEIVELMHQWKVSALPVLEGEGRVVGVVSEADLLPKEEFRRNDPRLPEQMEEASKAGAVLAEELMSSPAVTVHPDATITEAARIMARKGVKRLPVVNAIGLLEGVVSRSDLLKVFLRPDEEIEDEVRNAVLAELAPPVGIDCTVEEGVVTLRGDLRDRALAPLIARAARAVEGVVDVRMELAGPVGTAV
- a CDS encoding response regulator transcription factor; this translates as MSDTPAASAEAPIRVFLLDDHEVVRRGLHDLLDAEPDIEVVGEAATAEQALARGPALRPHVAVLDVRLPDGDGITVCRELRSRMPELACLMLTSFDDEDALLDAIMAGAAGYVLKQIKGSDLVAAVRTVATGQSMLDPATTARLMHSLRDPEAAKPPEDERLTALTERERAVLELIGSGLTNRQIAKQLYLSEKTVKNHISRLLGKLGVERRVQAAVIAAQVHEHEAGKP